The Flavobacterium marginilacus genome window below encodes:
- a CDS encoding fasciclin domain-containing protein, which produces MKRLLRLPSFLRLTLVFLIVLIFQNCTEQKIKEGTDKTPNITEYLRQNPDYSMFLEILDITNYASYMNTYGTFTLFLPTNDAVKQYLKDLGVSSLKEVPVEDLKKIAKLHILDKTIATTSFTDGKIPTPSLQGQFLITGNIVVNGVSSETVNKTSNIVVSNIIAGNGIIHAIDKVLRVADKTIAQSIEADKNLSLFTEVLKATGWYDKLNQPIVYDANKVGSFLTVLGESNEVLSKAGFNTLDDLKKRYSHLKDPTKAADSLNLYVQYHVLPNLNYLSDMAITPVFETKAPLEVISSQLDKQSILLNHDIFNGLQEQGVAIVRDPSNTTCSNGVLHYVDGHFTIKKRVAAPVYFDLCNQPEMVANVANYRKTAGVTFSFVFGGLANVTWTGNKTYTMSWQPYSGAANGDLWNIFRFRTGTGGLNEIEFDTPVIIKGKYKIWVSYRAHAKASPNTKVFFNGVQTSRIINQTEFPNDPSVATTGINDRVLESQGYKRHIFPFVKGDALNSRFVGIVEVLTTGKHKIKFVTDACTGCSAGDADRFDMVEFRPVDMDQIWPKFKPGYGGGFVQRTDATKGDNGNSGY; this is translated from the coding sequence ATGAAAAGATTATTAAGATTACCTAGCTTCTTGAGACTTACTTTAGTGTTTTTGATTGTTCTGATATTTCAAAACTGTACTGAGCAAAAAATAAAAGAAGGCACTGATAAAACTCCTAATATCACCGAATATTTAAGACAGAATCCAGACTACTCTATGTTTTTAGAAATTCTGGATATAACGAATTATGCTTCCTACATGAATACGTATGGGACTTTTACATTATTTCTTCCGACTAATGATGCCGTAAAACAGTATTTAAAGGATTTGGGAGTTAGTTCATTAAAAGAAGTTCCTGTAGAAGATTTGAAAAAAATAGCTAAACTGCATATTTTAGACAAAACCATAGCAACTACTTCATTTACAGATGGAAAAATCCCAACACCGAGTTTACAGGGGCAATTTTTAATAACTGGAAATATTGTTGTCAATGGCGTTTCTAGTGAAACTGTTAATAAGACATCAAATATTGTAGTTTCAAACATAATCGCGGGTAATGGAATTATTCATGCTATTGATAAAGTACTGCGTGTTGCAGACAAAACAATAGCACAAAGCATTGAAGCCGATAAAAATCTTTCATTATTTACCGAAGTTTTAAAAGCTACAGGATGGTATGATAAATTAAATCAGCCTATTGTTTATGATGCAAATAAAGTTGGTAGTTTTTTAACGGTTTTAGGAGAAAGTAATGAAGTTTTAAGTAAAGCCGGCTTTAACACCTTAGACGATTTAAAGAAAAGATACAGTCATTTAAAAGATCCAACTAAAGCAGCTGATAGTTTGAATTTATATGTACAGTATCATGTATTGCCTAATTTAAATTATTTAAGTGACATGGCAATAACACCTGTGTTTGAAACTAAAGCTCCGCTGGAAGTTATTAGCTCTCAATTAGACAAACAATCTATTTTATTAAATCACGATATTTTTAATGGATTACAAGAGCAGGGTGTTGCAATAGTAAGAGATCCAAGTAATACAACTTGTTCTAATGGGGTACTGCATTATGTAGACGGACATTTCACTATTAAAAAACGTGTGGCTGCACCAGTTTATTTTGATTTATGTAATCAGCCGGAAATGGTTGCGAATGTTGCTAATTATAGAAAAACGGCAGGAGTAACTTTCAGTTTTGTATTTGGAGGTCTTGCTAATGTTACTTGGACAGGAAATAAGACATATACTATGTCATGGCAGCCTTATTCAGGAGCAGCTAATGGGGATCTTTGGAATATTTTCCGTTTCCGTACTGGTACTGGAGGTTTGAATGAGATTGAGTTCGATACTCCGGTAATTATCAAAGGAAAATATAAAATTTGGGTTTCCTATCGTGCACATGCTAAAGCTTCTCCTAATACAAAGGTATTTTTTAATGGGGTACAAACTTCTAGAATTATCAATCAGACTGAATTTCCAAATGACCCTAGTGTTGCCACAACAGGTATAAATGACAGGGTATTAGAATCACAAGGTTACAAACGTCATATATTTCCATTTGTTAAGGGTGATGCTCTCAATTCTAGATTTGTAGGTATTGTAGAAGTATTAACAACTGGAAAACATAAAATTAAGTTTGTTACAGATGCATGTACAGGCTGTAGTGCAGGAGATGCAGACAGGTTTGATATGGTTGAATTCCGTCCGGTAGATATGGATCAGATATGGCCAAAATTTAAACCTGGTTATGGCGGCGGTTTTGTTCAAAGAACCGATGCAACGAAAGGGGATAATGGTAACAGCGGATATTAA
- a CDS encoding SusC/RagA family TonB-linked outer membrane protein — MRQQITNIFYSLTFAYIILAALPALAQQGNKTFLVRGQVIDASDKLSIPGATIAEQDAENRTVSGAISDIDGNFAIKVKDPNNKLFISTIGYKSQRIDIKGRESIKISLVSTTESLNEVIVNSSKKSDNGLLKIDERNRTTSSVSINAADLAYTQAPSIDEALQGRLAGVDITSDSGDPGAGMQIRIRGTSSISGSSDPLIVVDGMPYETAVPPDFNFGTADEQSYSALLNISPTDIETITVLKDAAATAMWGSRAASGVLLITTKRGGVSAPKISYTYKATYAKTPPTVPMLNGDQYSQLIPEEYMNRNGVPLNTLFIKEFQYDPQDVYNYKNYSQNTDWIGAITQTGKTGEHTLSLSGGGEKARYFSSVGYYNSKGVTKGTGLERLNTRLNLDYVVSDRIRFRTDISYTHTNTQRNYVNSFNNSDDKDLLRGVAYIKMPNMSIYEYDAQGNLTPNYFTPASNIQGLYPGTYNPVAMAEFATNDQVVDRITPHFNVNVDIIPKELYASFDLQFDYSSTKNKSFLPQNATGRPFTETVVNRASDADIDGSNIVTKTNLVYQPNIGKNQTLQALVSLQTNDYKYSSHEALTSNTASSLLTDPSVPSRTQNSELKLASGSSQARSVGALASVNYGLLDRYLISAGLRVDGNSKFGPENRYGYFPSISGRWRVSGEPFMKNVTAINDLSIRASYGESGRAPKKDYRYFNTYKNYSTQYLDLNGVIPSNIELSNLRWETLKGTNLGFTLQMFKNRVSLDVDLYRNLTTDLIFEDMAVTSISGYSSLDQNAGTMQNTGYEVNLITTPFKSKDWKIDFNFNVSSNQNTIKEISEYYASESGNTDKNGEYKRFLQIDNPFGSFYGYRFKGVYSDLEATKATDASGNKITGPNGEEVLMRFNYPLTDYVFQPGDSKYEDINHDGNIDSRDVVYLGNSNPKFTGGFGPNLAYKNQYFLLFYFTYRLGYDVINGADMYATNMYGYSNQSTAVLSRWRNPGDVTDMPRAVFGAGYNWLGSDRYVEDASFARLRSVTFRYAFNANFIKKIRLTELSCYATADNLFTFTNYKGQDPEVNMSKGAFGLAIDNSSTPPTKRVTLGLSVRF, encoded by the coding sequence ATGAGACAACAAATTACAAATATATTTTACAGTTTAACATTTGCTTACATTATTCTGGCAGCTTTACCAGCTTTGGCACAACAAGGCAATAAAACTTTTTTAGTTCGTGGCCAAGTTATTGACGCAAGTGATAAACTCAGTATACCAGGAGCAACTATTGCAGAACAAGACGCTGAAAACCGTACTGTTTCTGGAGCGATATCGGATATTGACGGGAATTTCGCTATAAAGGTAAAAGATCCAAATAACAAGTTGTTTATTTCTACTATAGGATATAAATCGCAGCGTATTGATATTAAAGGAAGAGAATCAATCAAAATTTCACTAGTTTCTACTACAGAATCTCTTAATGAAGTAATTGTAAACAGTTCAAAAAAATCAGATAATGGTTTATTGAAAATTGACGAACGTAATAGAACTACTAGTTCTGTTTCTATAAACGCTGCGGACTTAGCTTACACCCAGGCACCAAGTATTGATGAGGCATTACAAGGGCGTCTTGCTGGTGTAGATATTACCTCAGATAGTGGTGATCCCGGAGCAGGTATGCAGATTAGAATTAGAGGAACTTCTTCAATTTCTGGATCTTCAGATCCTTTAATTGTAGTTGACGGAATGCCTTATGAAACTGCTGTGCCGCCAGATTTCAACTTTGGTACTGCCGATGAACAAAGCTATTCTGCTTTATTGAATATTTCCCCTACAGATATTGAAACTATAACTGTTTTAAAAGATGCAGCTGCTACAGCAATGTGGGGTTCGCGTGCCGCCAGCGGGGTTTTATTGATTACTACTAAACGCGGAGGTGTAAGTGCTCCAAAAATTTCATACACTTATAAAGCAACTTATGCCAAAACGCCTCCTACAGTTCCTATGTTAAATGGAGATCAATATTCTCAGCTGATCCCAGAAGAATATATGAATAGGAATGGTGTACCATTGAATACGCTGTTCATTAAAGAGTTTCAATATGATCCTCAGGATGTTTACAATTATAAGAATTACAGCCAAAATACAGATTGGATAGGAGCTATTACGCAAACCGGTAAAACTGGTGAGCATACTCTTTCTTTATCAGGAGGCGGTGAAAAAGCAAGATATTTTAGCTCGGTTGGATATTACAATTCTAAAGGTGTAACTAAAGGAACTGGTTTAGAGAGATTAAATACCAGATTGAATTTAGATTATGTTGTTTCTGATCGTATTCGATTTAGAACTGATATTTCTTATACGCATACTAATACACAGCGTAATTATGTGAATAGTTTTAACAATAGTGATGATAAGGATCTTTTGCGTGGAGTTGCTTACATTAAAATGCCGAATATGAGTATTTATGAATATGATGCGCAGGGTAATCTTACGCCAAATTATTTTACGCCAGCTTCAAATATTCAAGGTCTTTATCCTGGCACTTATAATCCAGTTGCAATGGCAGAATTTGCAACAAATGATCAAGTGGTAGATCGTATAACACCCCATTTTAACGTGAATGTTGATATTATTCCTAAAGAGTTATATGCTTCATTTGATCTGCAGTTTGATTATAGCAGTACAAAAAATAAATCTTTTTTACCACAGAATGCCACCGGAAGGCCTTTTACAGAAACTGTTGTAAATAGAGCTTCAGATGCTGATATTGACGGTTCTAATATTGTAACTAAAACTAACCTTGTTTATCAGCCAAATATTGGAAAAAATCAGACTTTGCAAGCTTTAGTGTCATTGCAGACCAATGATTATAAGTATAGCTCTCATGAAGCATTAACATCAAATACTGCTTCGTCTTTATTAACAGATCCATCAGTTCCGTCAAGAACTCAAAATTCTGAATTAAAGCTGGCAAGCGGTAGTAGTCAAGCTAGAAGCGTTGGTGCTTTAGCAAGTGTGAACTACGGCTTACTAGATCGTTATCTTATTAGTGCTGGTCTGCGTGTGGATGGAAATTCTAAATTTGGACCCGAAAACAGATATGGTTATTTTCCTTCTATATCTGGCCGTTGGAGAGTTTCTGGTGAACCCTTCATGAAAAATGTTACAGCAATTAATGATTTGAGTATTAGAGCCAGTTACGGAGAATCTGGCAGGGCTCCTAAAAAGGATTATCGCTACTTTAATACTTATAAGAACTATTCTACTCAGTATCTAGATCTCAATGGGGTTATTCCTTCTAATATTGAATTGAGTAATTTACGCTGGGAAACATTAAAAGGAACCAACTTAGGTTTTACCCTTCAAATGTTTAAAAACCGCGTGTCGTTAGATGTAGATTTGTATAGAAACTTGACTACCGACTTGATTTTTGAAGATATGGCGGTAACTAGTATTTCGGGTTATTCCTCTCTTGACCAAAACGCAGGGACAATGCAGAATACAGGATATGAAGTAAATCTTATTACAACTCCTTTTAAATCTAAAGACTGGAAAATTGATTTTAATTTCAATGTTTCAAGTAACCAAAACACTATTAAAGAAATTTCAGAATACTACGCAAGTGAAAGTGGAAATACCGATAAAAATGGTGAATATAAGCGTTTCCTTCAAATTGATAACCCGTTTGGTTCATTTTATGGCTACCGTTTTAAAGGAGTGTATTCAGATTTGGAAGCTACAAAAGCTACAGATGCCAGCGGAAATAAAATTACAGGACCTAATGGTGAAGAAGTTTTGATGCGTTTTAATTATCCGCTTACAGATTATGTGTTTCAGCCTGGAGATTCTAAATATGAAGACATTAATCATGATGGTAACATTGATAGCCGTGACGTAGTTTATTTAGGGAATAGTAATCCTAAATTTACTGGAGGTTTTGGACCAAATTTAGCTTATAAAAACCAATACTTTTTATTGTTTTATTTTACTTATAGATTGGGTTATGATGTTATCAATGGTGCCGATATGTATGCTACCAATATGTATGGATATAGCAATCAAAGCACAGCTGTATTATCGAGATGGCGTAATCCTGGTGATGTAACAGATATGCCAAGAGCTGTTTTTGGAGCGGGGTATAATTGGTTAGGTTCAGATCGTTATGTTGAAGACGCTTCTTTTGCTCGTCTTCGCTCTGTAACATTCCGCTACGCATTTAACGCAAACTTCATAAAAAAGATAAGACTTACTGAATTGAGCTGTTATGCAACTGCAGATAACCTATTTACTTTTACGAACTATAAAGGACAAGATCCTGAGGTGAATATGAGTAAAGGAGCGTTTGGTTTAGCAATTGATAATTCTAGTACACCGCCAACAAAACGTGTTACTCTTGGACTTTCTGTTCGTTTCTAA
- a CDS encoding RagB/SusD family nutrient uptake outer membrane protein: protein MQTKIKTILSIFILLVSTISCDSYLDLKPQDGIIRAEFWQTKEDIQAAVAGIYSSLLQSPPGVSDLPISQYLFVYGDLRGDMVAPGSFASDDQRGIMNSNITPSNGLTNWDAFYRTINYCNTVIDLAPAVLQKDPTLTQGQLNNFLSEALAVRAYLYFTLARTFRDVPLKLTATLTDQDNFQIAASPQAEIFAQVIKDLKLAESYAVEDYGTNLYNKGRITVYAINAMQADVYLWTDNFQEALVAANKVVDSKKFSLYQSTSYGTWYNTVFANGNSVESIFEFQYTTANLGPFYSIFLQRPQFMISGTVAEKVFGVDFDDLSKRDIRGENCSIIASTNQIWKFVGNSEGFKALQDSDTHWFLYRYGDVLLLKAEALAELNQGAEALAIVDDIRLKRRAISQTAQSPGASSKNGVIDYILAERSRELAFEGKRWFDMLRVARRNNYARKDILINAAVENAPADQQQSIIAKLQDPNSHYLPVNIGELYTNKALVQNPFYK from the coding sequence ATGCAAACTAAAATAAAAACAATTTTATCAATATTCATCTTATTAGTCTCCACAATTTCGTGTGATTCTTATTTAGATTTAAAACCGCAGGACGGAATTATTCGTGCTGAATTTTGGCAAACCAAAGAAGATATTCAAGCCGCAGTTGCCGGAATTTATTCTTCCTTATTACAATCACCTCCTGGAGTAAGTGATTTGCCAATAAGCCAGTATTTGTTCGTGTATGGAGATTTAAGAGGTGACATGGTAGCTCCAGGGAGTTTTGCAAGCGATGACCAAAGAGGTATTATGAACTCAAATATTACACCTTCTAATGGCCTAACAAATTGGGATGCCTTTTACAGGACCATTAATTACTGTAATACTGTAATAGATTTGGCACCAGCTGTTTTACAAAAAGATCCAACTTTAACTCAGGGTCAATTAAATAATTTTCTTTCTGAAGCTTTAGCAGTAAGAGCCTATTTATATTTTACACTGGCTCGTACTTTTAGAGATGTCCCTTTAAAATTAACTGCTACATTAACCGATCAAGATAATTTTCAGATAGCAGCTTCACCTCAAGCCGAAATATTTGCTCAGGTAATCAAAGATCTTAAATTAGCTGAAAGCTATGCGGTAGAAGATTATGGAACCAATCTATATAATAAAGGACGTATCACAGTTTATGCTATTAATGCGATGCAGGCAGATGTTTATTTGTGGACAGATAATTTTCAAGAAGCACTGGTTGCCGCAAATAAGGTAGTAGATTCTAAAAAATTCAGTTTGTACCAATCTACAAGTTACGGTACTTGGTATAATACGGTTTTTGCTAATGGAAATTCTGTTGAAAGTATTTTTGAATTCCAATATACAACAGCAAACTTAGGTCCTTTTTATAGTATTTTTTTACAAAGACCGCAGTTTATGATTTCTGGGACAGTCGCTGAAAAAGTTTTTGGAGTTGACTTTGATGATCTAAGTAAGAGAGATATTCGTGGTGAAAATTGTTCTATAATAGCTTCAACAAATCAGATTTGGAAATTCGTTGGTAACAGTGAAGGTTTCAAAGCCTTGCAAGATTCAGATACCCACTGGTTTCTCTATCGTTATGGTGATGTGCTGCTATTGAAGGCAGAAGCTCTTGCTGAATTAAATCAAGGGGCAGAGGCACTTGCAATTGTTGATGATATTAGGCTAAAACGCCGTGCAATATCTCAGACAGCTCAGTCTCCTGGTGCTTCAAGTAAAAATGGTGTTATAGATTATATATTGGCAGAGCGCTCCCGTGAATTGGCTTTTGAAGGTAAACGCTGGTTCGATATGCTTAGAGTTGCCAGAAGAAACAACTATGCTCGAAAAGACATTCTTATTAATGCCGCTGTTGAGAATGCTCCAGCCGATCAGCAGCAATCAATTATAGCCAAATTGCAAGATCCTAATAGTCATTATTTACCAGTTAATATTGGCGAACTATATACTAATAAAGCACTAGTACAAAACCCATTTTATAAATAA
- a CDS encoding fasciclin domain-containing protein, giving the protein MIILNLNYKRLLVSLLTVALVSCSNPWDDRESNGDSNLDVTLNEAITNTAEVSQFGKLLIQTGYDKVLAASKTYTVFAPTNEALAKVDAAILNDAESLKKFVANHIALTSFSSVRKNTEDKILMLDDKYLIFKGSTAIGDAAIVTADHYAANGVFHIINKALTPKLNIWEYINANKGTSAMSAYLVYLKEFSIYKEDADAKAKAATGFLADSLSNSYLRNVYNLNNEKNSYTLFLMEDAGYNAEVTKMKPYLTKTSNDPKKDSTAIYSSYFTTRDLAFPKAYKKSELPKTLTSRFGVQFDVDQTQIVGEPIQLSNGIIYIMKKVDVKLSDRLVPTVIQGEAYTGYGNGSRSSFSSRELIDPTTGLPYNDIMAPAPGAAQFYMTYAAKDMFSTTYKVYWRAINDQLTVPISQRLQVGGKLQITGIVISVLNPLKDFGYKDVLVKDYNPFLLGSFDITQSGNIDLITLWAGTVAKNPLTIDYLKFVPDVKK; this is encoded by the coding sequence ATGATCATATTAAATTTAAATTATAAAAGACTATTGGTTAGTTTGTTAACTGTAGCTTTAGTTTCTTGTTCTAACCCTTGGGATGATAGGGAAAGCAATGGAGATTCCAATCTGGATGTTACGCTTAATGAAGCCATTACAAATACAGCTGAAGTATCACAGTTTGGGAAATTATTGATCCAAACAGGTTATGATAAAGTTTTGGCCGCTTCAAAAACTTATACTGTTTTCGCACCTACTAATGAAGCACTGGCTAAGGTAGACGCAGCGATACTCAATGATGCTGAGTCGCTTAAAAAATTTGTGGCCAATCACATTGCATTAACTTCTTTTTCATCGGTAAGAAAAAATACTGAGGACAAAATCTTAATGTTAGATGATAAATATTTAATATTCAAAGGAAGTACAGCTATTGGCGATGCTGCTATTGTTACTGCTGATCATTATGCTGCTAATGGAGTGTTTCATATTATTAATAAAGCGCTTACTCCAAAATTAAATATTTGGGAATATATTAATGCTAATAAAGGTACTTCGGCAATGAGTGCGTATTTAGTGTACTTAAAAGAATTCAGTATTTACAAAGAGGATGCTGATGCAAAAGCCAAAGCTGCCACTGGATTTCTTGCAGATTCTTTATCTAATTCCTATTTAAGAAATGTGTATAATCTTAACAATGAGAAAAATTCATATACCCTTTTCTTAATGGAAGATGCCGGTTACAATGCCGAAGTAACTAAAATGAAACCGTATTTGACTAAAACATCAAATGATCCTAAAAAGGATTCAACGGCAATTTACAGTAGCTATTTCACGACTAGAGATTTGGCTTTTCCTAAAGCTTACAAAAAAAGTGAACTACCTAAAACATTAACATCAAGATTTGGAGTTCAGTTTGATGTAGATCAAACGCAGATTGTAGGTGAGCCAATACAGTTAAGTAACGGAATTATTTACATCATGAAAAAAGTTGATGTTAAACTTTCAGACCGTTTAGTTCCTACAGTAATCCAAGGAGAAGCTTATACAGGTTATGGTAATGGATCCCGCAGTAGTTTTTCGTCTCGCGAACTGATAGATCCAACAACTGGACTGCCTTATAACGATATTATGGCGCCAGCTCCCGGTGCGGCTCAGTTTTATATGACTTATGCTGCAAAGGACATGTTCAGTACTACTTATAAGGTGTATTGGCGCGCAATAAACGATCAGTTAACTGTTCCTATTTCTCAGAGATTGCAAGTAGGCGGAAAATTGCAGATAACGGGTATTGTAATTTCGGTGTTAAATCCTTTAAAAGATTTTGGATATAAAGATGTTTTGGTCAAAGATTATAACCCATTCTTGTTAGGCAGTTTTGATATCACTCAATCTGGAAATATTGATTTGATTACATTATGGGCTGGTACTGTGGCCAAAAACCCGCTCACTATTGATTATTTGAAATTTGTTCCAGACGTTAAAAAATAA